One part of the Aestuariirhabdus litorea genome encodes these proteins:
- a CDS encoding glutathione S-transferase produces the protein MMHTRLPILYSFRRCPYAMRARLALAASGQAVELREVVLRDKPEALRVISPKATVPVLQLADGRVLEESLDIMRWALGCSDPEGWLPEPMRASEVDGLIARNDREFKPWLDRYKYADRYPERSASDYRAEGERFLTGLEQRLSARAALAGAGWGLADAAILPFVRQFALVDRPWFDQAPYPALRHWLDQGIASRRFQSIMTKYPPWREGDAPTLFAPVHKG, from the coding sequence ATGATGCACACCAGACTCCCCATCCTCTATAGCTTCCGGCGCTGCCCCTATGCCATGCGGGCGCGGTTGGCGCTGGCCGCCAGCGGCCAGGCGGTGGAGCTGCGGGAGGTGGTGTTAAGGGACAAGCCCGAGGCGCTGAGGGTGATCTCCCCCAAGGCGACGGTGCCGGTCCTGCAGCTGGCGGATGGCCGCGTGCTGGAGGAGAGCCTCGATATCATGCGCTGGGCCCTGGGGTGCAGCGACCCCGAGGGCTGGCTTCCGGAGCCGATGCGGGCCAGCGAAGTAGATGGGCTGATCGCCCGTAACGACAGGGAGTTCAAGCCCTGGCTGGACCGCTACAAATACGCCGACCGCTACCCCGAGCGCAGCGCCTCCGATTACCGGGCCGAGGGCGAGCGTTTCCTCACCGGGCTGGAGCAGCGGCTGTCGGCCCGGGCGGCGCTGGCAGGCGCCGGTTGGGGGCTGGCGGATGCGGCGATCCTCCCCTTTGTGCGCCAGTTTGCCCTGGTCGACCGCCCCTGGTTCGACCAGGCCCCCTATCCCGCCCTCAGGCACTGGCTGGATCAGGGGATCGCCTCCCGCCGATTCCAGTCCATCATGACCAAGTATCCCCCCTGGCGAGAGGGTGACGCCCCGACCCTGTTTGCCCCAGTGCACAAGGGCTAA
- a CDS encoding ABC transporter permease produces the protein MMLRLAWRNLWRHPRRTWLTCGAMIFSNLLLVFLISLQFSMYRLMIDNSLRAGSGHLQLQAEGYLERATLRNTLADIGALATRLRDDFPELEAGARAEAFALASSEQRSYGVQVLGVEPGQEPRVSSLPGLVVAGRYLAPADTDAAVLGSLLARNLKVTVGDELTLIGSARDGSFAALVVEVVGVFESGIAEIDRALIQLPLTRFDSAFVMQGGGHRVVIQLPSLEQTAQWQQRLQTWLAAGLEAEAQGGAVIDWDQLQPGLQQAIKADMASAWFMYGVLVLLVACGVLNTQLMSVLERTREFGLVLALGMRPGRLARLVMLESLLMALLGLGLGMLAGAALTLWLGVNGFSYPGMDEMAARFNLPSRVYPSLSSLSLALGPAVVFVASLLAALYPSLRLLRLRPVSAMRAV, from the coding sequence ATGATGCTGCGGCTGGCCTGGCGTAACCTGTGGCGTCATCCCCGCCGCACCTGGCTCACCTGCGGCGCGATGATCTTCTCCAACCTGCTGCTGGTGTTCCTCATCTCGCTGCAGTTTTCCATGTACCGCCTGATGATCGACAACAGCCTGCGGGCGGGCAGTGGCCACCTGCAACTGCAGGCTGAGGGTTACCTGGAGCGGGCCACCTTGCGCAACACCCTGGCCGATATTGGTGCGCTGGCGACACGGCTGCGTGACGACTTTCCAGAGCTGGAGGCCGGAGCCCGCGCCGAGGCGTTCGCTCTGGCCTCCAGCGAGCAGCGCTCCTACGGCGTGCAGGTGCTGGGGGTGGAGCCCGGGCAGGAGCCGCGTGTGTCGAGCCTGCCCGGGCTGGTGGTGGCCGGGCGCTACCTGGCGCCGGCGGATACCGATGCGGCGGTGCTCGGCTCCTTGCTGGCGCGCAACCTGAAGGTGACCGTTGGCGATGAGCTGACCCTGATCGGTAGCGCCCGTGACGGCTCCTTTGCCGCATTGGTGGTGGAGGTGGTTGGGGTGTTTGAATCGGGCATCGCCGAGATCGACCGTGCGCTGATCCAACTGCCCCTGACCCGTTTTGACAGCGCCTTCGTGATGCAGGGGGGCGGCCATCGGGTGGTTATCCAGCTGCCCTCCCTGGAGCAGACCGCACAGTGGCAGCAGCGGCTGCAAACCTGGCTGGCCGCCGGCTTGGAAGCCGAGGCGCAAGGGGGCGCGGTGATCGACTGGGACCAGCTACAGCCCGGCCTGCAGCAGGCGATCAAGGCCGATATGGCCAGTGCCTGGTTTATGTATGGGGTACTGGTGTTGCTGGTGGCCTGCGGGGTACTCAATACCCAGCTGATGTCGGTATTGGAGCGTACCCGTGAGTTTGGCCTGGTGCTGGCGCTGGGGATGCGGCCCGGGCGCCTCGCTCGCCTGGTGATGCTGGAGTCGCTGCTGATGGCACTGCTGGGGCTTGGGCTCGGGATGCTGGCGGGAGCGGCCCTCACCCTCTGGCTGGGGGTCAACGGTTTCAGCTATCCCGGCATGGATGAGATGGCCGCCCGCTTCAACCTGCCGTCACGGGTCTACCCCAGCCTCTCCAGCCTGAGCCTGGCGCTGGGGCCGGCCGTGGTCTTTGTCGCCAGCCTGCTGGCGGCGCTCTACCCCTCCCTGCGCCTGCTGCGGTTGCGGCCGGTCAGCGCCATGAGGGCGGTCTGA
- a CDS encoding ABC transporter ATP-binding protein encodes MQGSSDQHSGAGPSASPSASSSEARPAVRCQGVSKAFYQGGQRIVGLDRVDLRVDSGELLCLSGPSGSGKTTLLNAVGGLDGIDAGRIEVAGCELTQMSAGALADMRLHHIGFVFQSYNLIPVLSARENVEFILQLQGMSAPERAKIALEVLAEVGLEAAAERRPSQLSGGQQQRVAVARAIASRPQLVLADEPTANLDSHTAEQLMELFVALNRDHGTTFIIATHDQRVMAYAKRQLVLCDGQILSDRRV; translated from the coding sequence TTGCAAGGCAGCAGTGATCAGCATTCCGGCGCCGGACCCTCGGCCTCCCCCAGCGCTTCCTCCAGTGAAGCGCGGCCTGCGGTGCGCTGCCAGGGGGTGAGCAAAGCCTTTTACCAGGGCGGGCAGCGGATCGTGGGGCTGGACCGGGTGGACCTGAGGGTCGATAGTGGCGAGCTGCTCTGCCTCAGTGGCCCCTCGGGGTCGGGGAAAACCACCCTGCTCAATGCGGTCGGAGGGCTCGACGGCATCGACGCCGGGCGTATTGAGGTAGCGGGCTGTGAGTTGACGCAGATGAGCGCAGGCGCTTTGGCAGACATGAGGCTGCATCATATCGGCTTTGTGTTTCAATCCTACAACCTGATCCCGGTGCTGTCGGCGCGGGAGAATGTGGAGTTCATCCTGCAGCTGCAGGGGATGTCGGCACCGGAGCGCGCTAAAATAGCCCTTGAGGTGTTAGCGGAGGTGGGGCTGGAAGCGGCCGCCGAACGGCGCCCCAGCCAGCTCTCCGGTGGCCAGCAGCAGCGGGTGGCTGTCGCGCGGGCGATCGCCTCGCGTCCCCAGTTGGTGCTGGCCGATGAGCCCACCGCCAACCTCGACTCCCACACCGCCGAGCAGTTGATGGAGCTGTTCGTGGCCCTCAACCGCGATCACGGCACCACCTTTATCATCGCCACCCACGACCAGCGGGTGATGGCCTACGCCAAGCGCCAGCTGGTGCTGTGCGATGGCCAGATCCTCTCCGATCGCCGTGTCTAG
- a CDS encoding methyl-accepting chemotaxis protein, with product MKSMSLKHKFALGAGSISAVLLLALYLLISSISSSAINDLIDNDLDYRSSSVSGQLSGWFQRKFDTIIAVKQQVERVGQNPEQFRALLRGSTTGQDFLDVYLGFEDGDFYFTDEETEARFKAENSYPVRERGWYQESKQQGKLTVTEPYTDANTGDLVLTITAPIVLNGRFAGVAAGDMTLVRLNEIVNALEVPGGGEAYLVNQERQVMAAENRELYLKPISTVHAGLADTQTVHIDYLDSPYLVTHSPVGDTGWSLIMLVPEKVIYAPLNRMRNLGLTFLVAAIGVMVALVFSYVHLQMKPVNRIVDAIKEIAEGEGDLTRKLKAASQDELGELTDAYNRFIDSLRNLVQDILKPMQELHLSADKSAALADSAAQGSQRQVSAIDSLVTAMNEMSATAQDVAKNIAETANFSEQANESAHTGEAEVERTKAVMDTLNLQMTDATQIIHQLRDQSENINEVISVISSISDQTNLLALNASIEAARAGEAGRGFAVVADEVRSLASRTQEATNEIRTIIEKLQGDSQRAVGIMDKSKQIADEATGQADLAKNELAKVVRNMTEIANMATQIASAAEEQSSVSEEINRHIMGISEIANDTHSGAEQAQQESNEIRTLASAVAAALGRFKT from the coding sequence ATGAAATCGATGAGCCTTAAGCACAAGTTCGCCCTCGGCGCCGGCAGCATCAGCGCCGTATTGCTGCTGGCCCTCTACCTACTGATCAGCAGCATCTCCAGCAGCGCCATCAATGACCTTATCGATAACGACCTCGACTACCGCAGCAGTTCGGTATCCGGTCAGCTCTCCGGCTGGTTCCAGCGCAAATTCGATACCATCATTGCCGTCAAACAGCAGGTAGAGCGAGTGGGCCAGAACCCGGAACAGTTCCGCGCCCTGCTGCGGGGATCCACCACCGGGCAGGACTTCCTGGATGTGTACCTTGGCTTTGAGGATGGCGATTTCTATTTCACCGATGAAGAGACCGAAGCCCGCTTCAAGGCGGAAAACAGCTACCCGGTGCGCGAACGGGGCTGGTATCAGGAGTCCAAGCAACAAGGCAAACTGACCGTCACCGAGCCCTATACCGACGCCAACACCGGCGACCTGGTGCTGACCATTACCGCGCCCATCGTCCTTAACGGCCGGTTTGCCGGGGTGGCTGCCGGTGACATGACCCTGGTGCGCCTGAACGAGATCGTCAACGCCCTTGAGGTCCCCGGCGGGGGTGAAGCCTATCTGGTGAACCAGGAGAGGCAGGTCATGGCGGCGGAAAACCGCGAGCTCTACCTGAAACCGATCTCCACTGTGCATGCCGGGCTGGCTGATACCCAAACCGTGCATATCGATTACCTCGACAGCCCCTACCTTGTCACCCACTCCCCGGTAGGCGACACCGGCTGGAGCCTGATCATGCTGGTGCCGGAAAAGGTGATCTATGCCCCCCTCAACCGGATGCGCAACCTCGGTTTGACGTTTCTGGTCGCGGCCATCGGGGTGATGGTGGCCCTGGTGTTCAGCTATGTGCACCTGCAGATGAAACCGGTCAATCGCATCGTTGATGCGATCAAGGAGATCGCCGAGGGTGAAGGCGACCTGACCCGCAAGCTCAAGGCGGCCAGCCAGGATGAGCTGGGGGAGCTAACCGACGCCTACAACCGCTTTATCGATAGCCTGCGTAACCTGGTGCAGGACATCCTTAAACCGATGCAGGAGCTGCACCTTTCGGCCGACAAGTCTGCCGCCCTTGCCGACAGTGCCGCCCAGGGATCACAACGGCAGGTGAGCGCCATCGACAGCCTGGTAACGGCGATGAACGAGATGAGCGCCACTGCCCAGGATGTGGCGAAGAACATCGCCGAAACCGCCAACTTCTCTGAGCAAGCTAACGAATCGGCCCATACTGGCGAAGCCGAGGTAGAGCGCACCAAGGCGGTGATGGACACCCTCAACCTGCAGATGACCGACGCCACCCAGATCATCCACCAGCTGAGGGACCAGAGCGAAAACATCAACGAGGTGATCTCGGTGATCAGCAGCATCTCGGACCAGACCAACCTGCTGGCCCTCAACGCCTCCATTGAGGCGGCCCGGGCCGGTGAAGCCGGGCGCGGTTTCGCGGTGGTGGCCGACGAAGTCCGTAGCCTGGCCTCCCGAACCCAGGAAGCCACCAACGAAATCCGCACCATCATCGAAAAGCTGCAGGGTGATTCCCAGCGCGCCGTTGGCATTATGGACAAGTCCAAACAGATCGCCGATGAGGCTACCGGCCAGGCAGACCTGGCCAAGAATGAGCTGGCCAAAGTGGTCCGTAATATGACGGAGATCGCCAATATGGCGACCCAGATCGCCAGCGCCGCCGAGGAGCAATCCTCCGTCTCCGAAGAGATCAACCGTCACATTATGGGCATCAGCGAGATCGCCAACGACACCCACAGCGGCGCCGAGCAGGCGCAGCAGGAGTCCAACGAGATCCGTACCCTGGCCAGCGCGGTGGCCGCCGCCCTCGGCCGTTTCAAGACCTGA
- the speA gene encoding biosynthetic arginine decarboxylase encodes MESQLSLERARAKYNVRHWSQGFFGIDDNGDVTVSPHPKSPQLQVPLASICEGIQKQGLTLPILVRFPQILHHRVHSLCNAFNEAIEGYGYESNYLLVYPIKVNQQREVVDEILASQAEISRKQLGLEAGSKAELLAVLALAQKASSIIVCNGYKDREYIRLALIGERLGHKVHIVLEKFSELAMVLAEAREMGVTPRLGLRVRLASQGKGKWQSSGGEKSKFGLSASQVLQVIEVLKQEGQVDALQLVHFHLGSQMANIRDVRSGVSEAARFYCELRALGMNNLHTMDVGGGLAIDYEGTRSQSSNSMNYSLAEYARNIVHTVGDICRQYEQPMPMLVSESGRSLTAHHAVLISNVIGTESYEPEAIEHPGADAPVVLSNMWDAWQQLSERIDDRALIEIYNDIQSDLSEVHGQFATGVLNLTQRAWAEQAALRISHELHQQLDPKNRFHRPLIDELNARLADKFFVNFSLFQSLPDAWGIDQVFPVLPLSGLNRSSERRAVMLDITCDSDGAVDSYVDGQGIESTLPVPAWSQNTPYLIGFFLVGAYQEILGDMHNLFGDTHSVVVTMDDQGQTTIGSINLGDTVEQMLEYVHLDPREFRQTYAELVAARVPAEDQASILAELEQGLVGYTYLEDL; translated from the coding sequence ATGGAATCTCAACTATCCCTCGAGCGTGCCCGCGCTAAATACAACGTTCGCCACTGGAGCCAGGGCTTCTTTGGCATCGACGATAATGGCGATGTGACCGTATCGCCGCACCCCAAATCACCACAGCTGCAGGTGCCGCTGGCCAGTATCTGTGAAGGTATCCAGAAGCAGGGTCTAACCCTGCCGATCCTGGTGCGTTTTCCGCAAATCCTGCACCACCGGGTACACAGCCTGTGCAACGCCTTTAACGAAGCGATCGAGGGCTACGGCTACGAGTCCAACTACCTGCTGGTCTATCCGATCAAGGTCAACCAGCAGCGCGAGGTAGTGGACGAGATCCTTGCCAGCCAGGCGGAGATCTCCAGGAAGCAGCTTGGCCTGGAGGCGGGCAGCAAGGCGGAGTTGCTGGCGGTGCTCGCCCTGGCCCAGAAGGCCAGCTCCATTATTGTCTGCAACGGCTACAAGGATCGTGAGTACATTCGCCTGGCGCTGATCGGCGAACGCCTCGGCCACAAGGTGCATATCGTGCTGGAGAAGTTTTCCGAGCTGGCGATGGTGCTCGCCGAAGCCCGCGAGATGGGGGTCACCCCGCGCCTCGGCCTGCGCGTGCGACTGGCTTCCCAGGGTAAGGGCAAGTGGCAGTCGAGCGGCGGCGAGAAATCCAAGTTCGGCCTCTCCGCCTCCCAGGTGCTGCAGGTGATCGAGGTGCTCAAACAGGAGGGGCAGGTGGATGCCCTGCAGCTGGTGCATTTCCACCTGGGCTCGCAGATGGCCAATATCCGCGATGTGCGCTCCGGCGTCAGCGAAGCGGCGCGCTTCTATTGTGAGCTGCGGGCGTTGGGGATGAACAACCTGCACACCATGGACGTGGGGGGCGGGCTGGCCATCGATTACGAGGGCACCCGCAGCCAGTCCAGCAACTCCATGAACTACAGCCTGGCCGAGTATGCCCGTAACATTGTGCATACGGTGGGGGATATCTGCCGTCAGTACGAGCAGCCGATGCCGATGCTGGTGTCGGAGTCGGGGCGATCCCTGACCGCCCACCACGCGGTGCTGATCTCCAACGTCATCGGCACCGAGAGTTACGAGCCTGAAGCCATTGAACATCCCGGCGCGGACGCCCCGGTGGTGCTCAGCAATATGTGGGATGCCTGGCAGCAGCTCAGTGAACGCATCGACGACCGCGCGTTGATCGAGATCTACAACGACATCCAGAGCGACCTGAGTGAGGTCCATGGCCAGTTCGCCACCGGCGTGCTCAACCTGACCCAGCGTGCCTGGGCTGAGCAGGCCGCGCTGCGCATCAGCCACGAACTGCACCAGCAACTCGACCCGAAAAACCGCTTCCATCGCCCGCTGATCGACGAGCTCAATGCGCGCCTGGCGGACAAGTTCTTCGTCAACTTTTCCCTGTTCCAGTCGCTGCCCGATGCCTGGGGTATCGACCAGGTGTTCCCGGTACTGCCGCTGTCGGGCCTCAACCGCAGCAGCGAACGTCGCGCCGTGATGCTCGACATCACCTGCGACTCCGATGGCGCGGTGGACAGCTACGTGGATGGGCAGGGCATCGAATCGACCCTGCCGGTACCGGCCTGGTCGCAGAACACCCCCTACCTGATCGGTTTCTTCCTGGTGGGCGCCTACCAGGAGATTCTGGGGGATATGCACAACCTGTTCGGCGACACCCACAGCGTGGTGGTAACCATGGACGACCAGGGGCAAACCACGATCGGCAGCATCAACCTGGGGGACACCGTCGAGCAGATGCTCGAGTACGTGCACCTGGACCCCAGGGAGTTTCGCCAGACCTACGCCGAACTGGTGGCGGCCCGGGTGCCGGCCGAGGACCAGGCCTCCATCCTGGCGGAGCTGGAGCAGGGGCTGGTGGGCTACACCTACCTGGAGGATCTCTAA
- a CDS encoding Hsp20/alpha crystallin family protein gives MEWQKALPWNWFSNEQPQSVPVERQYSQHPLTQLHNEMDRLFEGAFSGFGLRPFGARDFPEMKEVMLKPKLDISESPETYTITVEVAGVDKDDLNIALDGNLLTITGEKKQEKNEEKDNMHCIERSYGAFRRVLTLPANADPAQLNAKVDKGVLTLTIAKRGESDSTCRKIDIQSS, from the coding sequence ATGGAATGGCAAAAAGCACTGCCGTGGAACTGGTTCAGCAACGAACAACCCCAATCGGTTCCTGTCGAACGCCAGTATTCACAGCATCCGTTGACCCAACTGCATAACGAAATGGATCGCCTGTTCGAAGGTGCTTTTAGCGGTTTTGGCCTGAGGCCTTTCGGCGCACGCGATTTTCCCGAAATGAAGGAGGTTATGCTCAAGCCCAAACTGGATATCAGCGAATCCCCGGAGACCTACACCATCACCGTTGAGGTGGCTGGCGTCGACAAGGATGACCTGAATATCGCTCTCGATGGCAACCTGCTCACCATCACCGGAGAGAAGAAGCAGGAGAAAAATGAAGAAAAAGACAATATGCATTGTATTGAGCGCAGCTACGGCGCGTTCCGGCGGGTTCTCACGCTGCCCGCCAACGCGGATCCGGCGCAGCTCAACGCCAAGGTCGACAAGGGGGTGCTGACCCTCACCATCGCCAAACGGGGCGAATCCGACAGCACCTGCCGCAAGATCGACATTCAGTCCTCCTAG
- a CDS encoding pyrimidine/purine nucleoside phosphorylase: MFKTNQYFDGKVISIAFEGESLPATVGVMAPGEYEFGTSQKETMTVVSGELTVKLPGSEAWDSYPSGRSFVVEANQSFQLKVARDTAYLCTYE; this comes from the coding sequence ATGTTCAAGACCAACCAATACTTCGATGGCAAGGTTATCTCAATCGCCTTTGAGGGAGAGTCACTTCCCGCCACCGTCGGCGTGATGGCACCCGGCGAGTACGAATTCGGCACCAGCCAGAAAGAGACCATGACCGTGGTCAGCGGCGAGCTGACCGTCAAGCTACCCGGCAGCGAGGCCTGGGACAGCTACCCGAGCGGCCGCTCCTTTGTGGTGGAGGCCAACCAGAGCTTCCAGCTCAAGGTCGCCCGCGATACCGCCTACCTCTGCACTTACGAGTAA
- a CDS encoding outer membrane lipoprotein-sorting protein, protein MNRWVLWMFSLGVSLQALADDPSARDLVRSALDHWRGVSSYAEMTMTIERSDWTRTLGMRAWTRGDKLSLVRVIDPPRDAGNGTLLRGHEMWTFSPKVNRIIKIPSAMMNQSWMGSDLSNKDIARSSDIVDQYRHRLLSREAVDGHQLYWVESIPLESAAVVWGRERLAIRDDYVLMEHQFWDQDDELVKTLTTLKVETFDGREVASLQRMVNTESPDEWTEIRVLRARYDVPLEAYLFTHSNLRNPREQPLP, encoded by the coding sequence ATGAACAGGTGGGTACTGTGGATGTTCAGCCTGGGCGTCTCCCTCCAGGCCCTGGCCGATGACCCGAGTGCCCGTGACCTGGTGCGATCGGCACTGGATCATTGGCGCGGAGTCAGCTCCTACGCTGAGATGACCATGACCATTGAGCGCAGTGACTGGACACGCACCCTCGGCATGCGGGCCTGGACCCGGGGTGACAAACTCTCGCTGGTACGGGTCATCGACCCGCCGCGGGATGCGGGCAACGGCACCCTGCTGCGGGGACATGAGATGTGGACCTTCTCGCCCAAGGTGAACCGCATTATCAAGATTCCCTCGGCGATGATGAACCAGAGCTGGATGGGGTCGGATCTCTCCAACAAGGACATTGCCCGTTCCAGTGATATCGTCGACCAGTACCGCCACCGCCTGCTCTCCCGGGAGGCGGTCGATGGGCACCAGCTCTACTGGGTGGAGTCGATTCCGCTGGAGTCGGCGGCGGTGGTGTGGGGGAGGGAGCGGCTGGCCATCCGTGACGACTATGTACTGATGGAGCATCAGTTCTGGGACCAGGACGATGAGCTGGTCAAGACCCTCACCACCCTCAAGGTGGAGACCTTCGATGGCCGCGAGGTGGCCAGCCTGCAGCGCATGGTGAACACCGAGAGCCCCGATGAATGGACCGAGATCCGGGTGCTGCGCGCCCGCTATGATGTGCCATTGGAGGCCTATCTGTTCACCCACTCCAACCTGCGCAACCCCCGCGAGCAGCCGCTGCCATGA
- a CDS encoding helix-turn-helix domain-containing protein translates to MINCHPARLMGERKMKIVYVARETGLNRNTVTLLYKETAQRIDLEAIEKLCDLFDCEVGELLERVQ, encoded by the coding sequence GTGATCAACTGCCACCCGGCCCGACTGATGGGCGAACGAAAAATGAAGATTGTGTATGTCGCACGCGAGACCGGACTCAACCGCAATACCGTGACCCTGCTTTACAAGGAAACGGCCCAGCGTATCGACCTGGAGGCGATAGAAAAGCTGTGCGATCTGTTCGATTGTGAGGTGGGTGAACTGCTTGAACGGGTTCAGTAG
- a CDS encoding ABC transporter permease has translation MALLLTLAWRNLWRNYRRTLIMLVAIVLGVWAMIFMTALLRGMVAQMLESGIETLVDHVQVQDRQFSDDPSIEHRIEAPAGPLLERLGQADVRAWTTRVRVPAVVSSERESRGVTLVGVDPMAEAKLSFAAGSMIEGRWLERPDESGVVMGEELARQLQTRLGKRVVVMSQNPDNEIADRGVRVVGIYRATLQGVEQRYLFMGRETAQHLLGIEGSVSEIALQLQDPAGAEAVRDQLQALLPPAQLARSWQALDPYLATMLGVMDGFVLIWMLVVFLALSFGLVNTLVMALFERTRELGLMMALGLRPHRVLLQVLLEAILLLVLGLLLGNLLALASIRPLEAGIDISAVARGMEMMGAGSMLYPRLQLNDLVTANLVVVVLGVLASLLPAWRASRLRPLKALASH, from the coding sequence ATGGCGCTACTGCTGACCCTCGCCTGGCGCAACCTGTGGCGCAACTACCGCCGTACCCTGATCATGCTGGTTGCCATTGTGCTGGGGGTGTGGGCGATGATCTTTATGACCGCACTTCTGCGGGGAATGGTGGCGCAGATGCTGGAGAGTGGCATCGAGACCCTGGTGGATCATGTACAGGTGCAGGATCGCCAGTTCTCCGATGACCCCAGTATCGAACATCGCATCGAGGCCCCTGCGGGCCCGCTGCTGGAACGCCTTGGGCAGGCGGATGTGCGCGCCTGGACGACGCGGGTGCGGGTGCCGGCGGTGGTGAGCAGCGAGCGCGAATCCCGCGGCGTGACGCTGGTGGGAGTAGACCCCATGGCGGAGGCGAAGCTCAGTTTCGCGGCCGGCAGCATGATCGAGGGGCGTTGGTTGGAGCGGCCCGACGAATCGGGGGTGGTGATGGGGGAGGAGCTGGCGCGCCAGCTGCAAACCCGGCTCGGCAAGCGGGTAGTGGTGATGAGCCAGAACCCGGATAACGAGATTGCCGACCGCGGGGTGCGGGTGGTCGGCATCTACCGCGCCACCTTGCAGGGGGTTGAGCAGCGTTACCTGTTTATGGGGCGCGAGACAGCCCAGCACCTGCTGGGTATCGAGGGATCGGTGTCCGAGATCGCCCTGCAGTTGCAGGACCCCGCCGGGGCCGAGGCGGTGCGGGACCAGCTGCAGGCACTGCTACCCCCGGCGCAGCTGGCCCGCAGCTGGCAGGCCCTCGACCCCTACTTGGCCACCATGCTCGGTGTCATGGATGGCTTCGTGCTGATCTGGATGCTGGTGGTGTTCCTGGCCCTCTCTTTCGGGCTGGTCAACACCCTGGTGATGGCGCTGTTTGAACGAACCCGAGAACTGGGGCTGATGATGGCGCTGGGGCTCAGGCCGCACCGGGTTTTACTGCAGGTGCTGCTGGAGGCCATACTGCTGCTGGTGTTGGGGTTGCTATTGGGTAACCTGCTGGCGCTGGCCAGCATCCGGCCGCTGGAGGCGGGGATCGATATCTCCGCCGTGGCCCGGGGAATGGAGATGATGGGGGCGGGCAGTATGCTGTATCCGCGCCTGCAGTTGAACGATCTGGTGACCGCCAACCTGGTGGTCGTGGTGCTGGGCGTACTGGCCAGCCTGCTACCGGCCTGGCGGGCTTCGCGGCTGCGCCCGCTGAAGGCGCTGGCCAGCCACTAA
- a CDS encoding 5' nucleotidase, NT5C type, with product MACTVFIDMDDTLCDYRGAFERDSKANPEIEYPQSQFGFFESLHPIDNALPVVQWLQDDPRFEPYILTAPSIRNPWCYTGKRIWVENHLGLDFCNRLIICAHKNLLIGDYLIDDYDTGKGQELFRGELAHFGSSRFPSWDAVKSYLNQSV from the coding sequence ATGGCTTGCACAGTTTTTATCGATATGGACGATACGCTATGTGATTATCGGGGAGCATTTGAGCGTGACTCTAAAGCCAATCCAGAGATTGAATACCCACAATCTCAATTTGGTTTTTTCGAATCCCTGCACCCGATCGACAACGCACTGCCTGTCGTCCAGTGGCTCCAGGATGATCCCCGCTTTGAGCCTTATATCCTCACTGCCCCTTCGATTCGAAACCCCTGGTGTTACACGGGCAAACGGATTTGGGTCGAAAATCACCTGGGTCTTGATTTTTGTAACCGACTAATCATCTGCGCGCATAAAAACCTGTTGATCGGAGACTATCTGATCGATGATTACGATACAGGCAAAGGCCAGGAGTTATTTCGTGGAGAACTCGCTCACTTTGGCAGTAGTCGCTTTCCGTCTTGGGACGCAGTCAAAAGCTATCTAAACCAATCCGTTTAA